ACGACACTTGGgcaacagcacagagctggcttGCGCTGTTGAGCTGGCGGGATTCAGATCCCAGACCCCTCACCCACCCCTAAGAAGGGTCTCCACGGTCGGGTCAGATCGCCGGCGCCCCCGGCACTCCCCGGGGCTGCGCTGGCAGGGGGACTCACCGGGTGCTTCAGCATAGAGTCCCTCAGCGGTCGCCTTGCGCTGCCTTCaccggggccgggcagggcgggcTCTGGGCAGCAAAAGGGCGTCCATCAGGCCGAGGGGCTCTGAGCGGCCTCAAGAGTCTCGCTCAGCCCTTCCCGTACCCACCGAAAGGCTGCTGGGACTCGGCCCAGAACCCCCCCAAGGCGCCTAGGAGCTCGCCCATGTCCAGGAACACCTCCTCGAAGGCGCCTCGGGACGAACCGGGGTTGAATCCGAAGCCGAATTCCTGGGGGGGCTTCGACGTGGACGGGTCGccatcctcctcctcgtccCACACCGCGCCGCCGAACAGCGGGTCCCGGGGTCTGCGGGACCGCGGCAGTGAGACACCCAGACAGCCCGAAGCAACCGGGGGCCGCCGCGGCCGTTGGGGCAACTAGGGGTTGAGACAGTTTGTGCCGGCAAGGCCGCGGGAAACCTGGTGACGGGCAGGGTCCCAGTTACCTGCAGCGTCCCGGGAACCCGAAGAAGCCACGAAACACGTCGTAGAAGCTCATGCCACCCCGAACCCCTCTGCCCCGTCCCCGCCGCCGCGCCTGGGTCGCGCTGCCGTGAAGCGTCGCGGCCGTAAAGCGCCGCCGGGTGTCGCGAGGTGCCTCGGCAGCGGGGCCTGTCCCGTGTCCTTCCCGGGCCCCGGCGGGCCCCCCCGAGACCCGCACGGGCCCCAGCCTTCCCCGTCTGGCCGTCCCAGGCGCGGGGCCCCATGCCCGGTCGCACGAGCTAGCTGGATCCTCCCTCCTGGAGGCGGCTGCTGCCGGAACGGGCCGGGTACCGGGCTCCATCCTACGGCACGTGTGCTCCTACAGCCCTTCTCTGTGCCCCCAGCTGAGCTCCGTGAGTCCAGCTCAGCACTGCCGCTCCCTCACCAGGCCCACATTGCACAGGAGGGCTCCAACTTTGCCCCCCCCACCACGGCACGAGCCTCCCAAACCTCCAGCCCCTTACCTTGCAGAGAAGAGGCTGAGGAGGAAGCACAGGGGGAGACAGGGAACTGAGGAGTAAGGAATGCCTAGCACTTACTGTGCTTGCAAAAATCAGGAGAGGCAGACTGGTTTGTGGTAAACGGAGCCAGAACTCGCAAATGGGGGGAGGGGTGCAAGGCTACCAGTGATAAGTGATAAATCCAAAACCTTAAACCAGCGAGGAATAATGGCAAGGCCTGGAATGTGCCCAAGAGGCTAAGATGCATGCTCCGGAGACAAAGTTGAAAAGCTCAGGTACGATGAGGAGGGGAAGCCTTCATCAGAGACCCCCGACGACACCCGAACTGAGGAGACGCAAGCACAAAAGGacttttggttt
This DNA window, taken from Cinclus cinclus chromosome 31, bCinCin1.1, whole genome shotgun sequence, encodes the following:
- the HAX1 gene encoding HCLS1-associated protein X-1 isoform X1; the encoded protein is MEPGTRPVPAAAASRREDPASSCDRAWGPAPGTARRGRLGPVRVSGGPAGAREGHGTGPAAEAPRDTRRRFTAATLHGSATQARRRGRGRGVRGGMSFYDVFRGFFGFPGRCRPRDPLFGGAVWDEEEDGDPSTSKPPQEFGFGFNPGSSRGAFEEVFLDMGELLGALGGFWAESQQPFEPALPGPGEGSARRPLRDSMLKHPVSPPASAAPGSAGGAGDLTRPWRPFLGLEDAHRAPPGLKEDQDLDSQVSSVGLGTILRPNEPKSHSYFQSVSVTKVTLPDGAVEERRTMQDSEGRRETTVTCRRGDQAFITTTKEDGQKKDYQEEVVNMDDRELAQFTGTWPQQDELRSANLSDPSSVLGSFFRRWFSSQ
- the HAX1 gene encoding HCLS1-associated protein X-1 isoform X2; its protein translation is MEPGTRPVPAAAASRREDPASSCDRAWGPAPGTARRGRLGPVRVSGGPAGAREGHGTGPAAEAPRDTRRRFTAATLHGSATQARRRGRGRGVRGGMSFYDVFRGFFGFPGRCRPRDPLFGGAVWDEEEDGDPSTSKPPQEFGFGFNPGSSRGAFEEVFLDMGELLGALGGFWAESQQPFEPALPGPGEGSARRPLRDSMLKHPLEDAHRAPPGLKEDQDLDSQVSSVGLGTILRPNEPKSHSYFQSVSVTKVTLPDGAVEERRTMQDSEGRRETTVTCRRGDQAFITTTKEDGQKKDYQEEVVNMDDRELAQFTGTWPQQDELRSANLSDPSSVLGSFFRRWFSSQ